Within Bacillus sp. Marseille-Q1617, the genomic segment TGTTTTGAAAAAGGAATCTCCCTTTCCCTGTCGAATACACAATTGAGAAAGGGGGAGTTCATATGATGCAGCATAAAATAACAATATTGAAACAGACCAACTACGAAGATTCTTTGCAGTTATCTGAATATGCTTTTCAATATAAAGTACCTGCTGAAAAAAGAGAAAAAAGACTTGAACAGCTAAAAAGCCAGGATGTATATTGTATCTTTAATGATGATGCACTGGCAGCGAAGCTTCATCTGCTGACCTTGGAGATCTGGTTAGGGAAAAGCAAATATCCAATGGGAGGAATAGCAGGGGTCGCAACATATCCTGAATATAGAAGGAAGGGATATGTCAGATCTTTAATATCTCATTCATTGGTAGAAATGAAGAATAAAGGCCAGTCTCTTTCCATGCTTCACCCTTTTGAAATTCAATTCTATAGAAAATTCGGTTGGGAGGTATTTGCCTATTTTGACAAGCTTCATTTAAAAAAGAAAGATTTATATCGTTTGAAAGGGACAAATGGTCATGTGAAGAGATTTACTAAAGACACCTATCCCAGTGAACTTCATAAGCTGTATGAGCAATATGCTCATAAACATAATGGGATGCTCGTCCGAACAAAGGAATGGTGGAGAGAAAGAAGCATCACCGACTTATGGATTGCTATTTATTATGATGAAGAACAGATTCCACAAGGGTATTTGAGTTATGAAGTTAAAAATGAAAAACTAAAGGTGGAAGAATTTATCCCACTAAATCCTGAGGCGAGATATGGGTTATGGAACTATATCTGTCAACATGATTCCATGATTAATGAGGCAGAACTTGTTTTGAATCCGAATGAGCCTCTGCCATTTTTGCTGAAG encodes:
- the eis gene encoding enhanced intracellular survival protein Eis, which gives rise to MMQHKITILKQTNYEDSLQLSEYAFQYKVPAEKREKRLEQLKSQDVYCIFNDDALAAKLHLLTLEIWLGKSKYPMGGIAGVATYPEYRRKGYVRSLISHSLVEMKNKGQSLSMLHPFEIQFYRKFGWEVFAYFDKLHLKKKDLYRLKGTNGHVKRFTKDTYPSELHKLYEQYAHKHNGMLVRTKEWWRERSITDLWIAIYYDEEQIPQGYLSYEVKNEKLKVEEFIPLNPEARYGLWNYICQHDSMINEAELVLNPNEPLPFLLKDPRVKIERHPYFMSRIVDVEQFFQNYLKDIEFNDCVHITVKDDFADWNNRTFSLGRQGIKESKAVENAVKLNINALTAMIFGVFTPQELLDMGQLEGNSEEVVKLEKLTLRSSPLFYDFF